One Phoenix dactylifera cultivar Barhee BC4 unplaced genomic scaffold, palm_55x_up_171113_PBpolish2nd_filt_p 000026F, whole genome shotgun sequence genomic window carries:
- the LOC103700591 gene encoding NDR1/HIN1-like protein 10 has protein sequence MAESKQGHLNGAYYGPPVPPQRSYQSVGRSSSCGPCSLLCSLFKFLISIVIIFGIIVLVLWLIFRPDQLKVYVDSASLTQFNLSSSNNLQYNLNLSMSIRNPNKRIGIYYDYVEPRAYYDGDRFAFTTVPPFYQGHKNTSMIYPVFDGQQVLLGDSVNTTYNREKSEGYYYVDIKVYSRLRAKVAIFKIRYTKTKIDCSLKLPVPGSSSAAFERTKCDWDLF, from the coding sequence ATGGCCGAATCGAAGCAAGGCCACCTGAACGGGGCCTACTACGGCCCCCCGGTCCCTCCCCAACGCAGCTACCAAAGCGTCGGCCGAAGCTCGAGCTGCGGCCCGTGCTCCCTCCTCTGCAGTCTATTCAAATTTCTCATCTCTATAGTCATCATTTTCGGCATCATCGTCCTCGTCCTCTGGCTCATCTTCCGCCCCGACCAGCTGAAAGTCTACGTCGACTCCGCCTCCCTCACCCAATTCAACCTCAGCAGCAGCAACAACCTCCAATACAACCTCAACCTCAGCATGAGCATCCGCAACCCTAACAAGAGGATCGGCATCTACTACGACTACGTCGAGCCCCGAGCCTACTATGATGGGGACCGGTTCGCCTTCACCACCGTTCCTCCATTTTACCAGGGCCACAAGAACACCTCCATGATCTACCCAGTGTTTGACGGCCAGCAGGTTTTGCTCGGGGACTCGGTCAACACAACTTACAACAGGGAGAAGAGTGAGGGGTATTACTACGTGGATATCAAGGTCTACTCTAGGCTGAGGGCCAAGGTGGCGATCTTTAAGATCCGTTATACAAAGACGAAGATAGATTGCAGCCTGAAGCTTCCTGTGCCCGGGAGCTCGTCGGCCGCGTTCGAGAGGACCAAGTGTGATTGGGACCTCTTCTGA